From a region of the Mobula birostris isolate sMobBir1 chromosome 28, sMobBir1.hap1, whole genome shotgun sequence genome:
- the LOC140188864 gene encoding histone H2B-like, producing the protein MPDPAKPAPKKGAKKALSKPASKTGKKRKRSRKETYAIYIYKVMKQVHPDTGISSKAMSIMNSFVNDIFERIAGEASRLAHYNKRSTISSREIQTAVRLLLPGELAKHAVSEGTKAVTKYTSSK; encoded by the coding sequence ATGCCTGATCCAGCGAAACCCGCTCCCAAGAAGGGCGCCAAGAAAGCTTTGTCCAAACCAGCGAGCAAGACTGGCAAGAAGCGCAAGAGGTCGAGGAAGGAGACTTACGCCATCTACATCTACAAAGTGATGAAGCAGGTTCACCCCGACACCGGCATCTCCTCCAAGGCCATGAGCATCATGAATTCATTCGTCAACGATATTTTCGAGCGCATCGCGGGCGAGGCTTCCCGCCTGGCCCATTACAACAAGCGGTCAACCATCAGCTCCCGGGAGATCCAGACCGCCGTGCGCCTGCTGCTGCCCGGGGAGCTGGCCAAGCACGCCGTGTCCGAAGGGACAAAGGCGGTGACCAAGTACACCAGCTCCAAGTGA